A stretch of Cicer arietinum cultivar CDC Frontier isolate Library 1 chromosome 5, Cicar.CDCFrontier_v2.0, whole genome shotgun sequence DNA encodes these proteins:
- the LOC101495679 gene encoding chloroplastic import inner membrane translocase subunit HP30-2 gives MEQGKQGVMVLKGLPPQLQNPIDQIQARYKHLENGFKLWLSKQSIAVEAAVVTTTSAAQGGAIGAIMGTLTADAPSAFPIPPPNAALNPQAMASLQQAQALAGGPLVQARNFAVMTGVNAGISCVLKRIRGKEDVQSSMAAAFGSGAMFSLVSGMGGPNQAANAVTSGLFFALVQGGLFQIGQKFSQPPAEDIHYARTRNMLHNLGLQNYEKNFKKGLLSDNTLPLLTDSALRDVKIPPGPRLLILDHIQRDQDFREKRGSRN, from the exons atggaacaAGGCAAACAAGGAGTGATGGTGTTGAAGGGTTTACCACCGCAACTTCAGAACCCAATTGACCAAATTCAAGCACGCTACAAGCACTTAGAGAATGGCTTCAAGCTTTGGCTCTCCAAACAGTCCATCGCCGTTGAAGCCGCCGTCGTTACCACCACCAGCGCTGCTCAAGGTGGCGCTATTGGTGCTATCATGGGTACTCTCACCGCCGACGCACCCTCCGCTTTTCCAATACCTCCACCTAACGCTGCTCTTAACCCTCAAGCCATGGCATCTCTCCAGCAAGCACAG gcTCTTGCTGGAGGCCCTCTAGTTCAGGCTCGCAACTTTGCTGTTATGACTGGAGTGAATGCCGGTATTTCATGTGTCTTGAAAAGGATAAGGGGAAAGGAAGATGTTCAATCCAG CATGGCGGCCGCTTTTGGTTCTGGGGCCATGTTTTCATTGGTAAGTGGCATGGGTGGACCAAATCAAGCAGCTAATGCAGTCACATCTGGACTATTCTTTGCACTTGTTCAAGGTGGACTTTTCCAG ATTGGACAAAAGTTTTCTCAACCACCTGCCGAAGATATTCACTATGCTAGAACAAGAAACATGTTGCACAACCTTGGTCTTCAGAATTACGAAAAGAATTTTAAGAAAGGCTTATTGTCAGACAACACCTTGCCTTTACTCACAGACAG TGCTCTCAGAGATGTGAAAATTCCTCCTGGACCCAGGCTGTTGATTCTTGACCACATCCAGAG GGACCAAGATTTCAGAGAGAAGCGAGGAAGCCGCAATTAA
- the LOC101496002 gene encoding protein RESPONSE TO LOW SULFUR 2-like, with protein MSIFITPTMMAVIGTGGKKVSKNAMPESELKKRNELLEKELKESKEREEQMRRQLQSAWERLRVAEEAEERLCSQLGELEAEAVYQARDYHDRIVSLMDQLSRAQSLLHKALPSSSS; from the coding sequence ATGAGCATTTTTATCACACCGACGATGATGGCAGTGATCGGCACCGGCGGTAAAAAAGTAAGTAAGAATGCGATGCCGGAGTCAGAGCTAAAGAAGAGAAACGAGTTGCTGGAGAAGGAGTTGAAGGAAAGTAAAGAGAGGGAGGAACAAATGAGACGGCAGTTACAGAGCGCGTGGGAGAGGCTGCGCGTGGCTGAGGAAGCCGAGGAGAGACTCTGCTCACAGCTCGGGGAGCTGGAAGCAGAAGCCGTTTATCAAGCGCGTGACTATCACGATCGCATAGTTTCGCTCATGGACCAGCTCTCACGCGCACAGAGCCTCCTCCACAAAGCGCTTCCTTCGTCTTCCTCGTGA